TAACTGTGGTTACAGTGGCAGCGCCAGTAAAAAATAATGATATAAATGCAACTAACTTGATTAAACTATGTCTGTGTCTCAAAACTAATCTCTTTCTCCTTATCAATATTTCTTTTTACTTTGACGAGCACAATTTTTTTGATTGCACTCAATTTGTACCTGACAATCTATATAGTACTCATCAAATGTTACACATTCATGTCAAATGAGCTACAAAACGTTAAGAATTTTTTTAAAAACACAGTCCAACCAGTAATAATGTTTAAGCGCTTAACAAACTACTTACGATATCATCAAGCTTTTTCTCGGTTTCATTCCAATTATCATTCACTATAATATGTGCATCTGCCTTTAGTTTTTCTGGTAAAGTATTCAATTCGCTACCACTCAAGCGCTCCGCAATCTTGGCGGGATCATCACCTCTTTTTATCAGCCGATCCTTAAGCTCTTTTTTCGAACTAGTCGTTACATATAAGAAATATACCTGCTGATTGATGGCTTTTAGATAAGAGGCTGCACCCTTGATATCAACAATTAATGACACTAACTGGTGCTTTTCCCACGCTTCTTCCAGTGCCTCTTTACTTGAGCCATACTGATAAGAACCATATTTGACATGCTCAAAGAAATGCAGCTTGTTAAAACTGGCATCACTTTCAAAATGGTAAGAGGTGTCTGGACTTTCTCCTTGGCGGATTGGTCTAGTAGTATGGGTCAAAACCCGCGGAATGTTGAACTTTTTGGTTAAATATTCAGAAATTGTTGTCTTACCAGCACCACTGGGGCCAGCAATTAAAATTAATTTTTGCAAAATCCAGGCTTCCTTTACTTGAAAACAGTTTACTTTTATAATAATATCTTTCTATTATAATTAAACACGGGGAAGAGAGGAAGTAAAAAACTAACCATGAAGAAAACTGAAGTAAAAATAGATGACATTCTTAGCGCAAAATCAGAAGAAGAACTTACTAAACCATTTCTAGGTAAAGTAGAAAAAATTTACGAAAATTCTGCCCTGTTGAAGATCATTGACTTTGATGAAGCTGACGAAACAGCTGTTAGCGACTTAAATGAAAAAATTGTTGTTAACTTCAAGAACTTGAAGGCCGCACCTAAACGTAAGATTAAGGAAATTCAAGCTAAGGCTAAAAGTGATGTCAAAGTGGAGAAAATTGCCAAAGCAAAAAAGACCACTGATGACGCTGACAAAGAATCCAAGTAAAAAGTTATTTTTTAAAAAGCAGTGAATAAAATTCACCGCTCTTTTTTTTTGCTTGGTTTTTGCCTAAAATTAAACTAATATCAATAATCATTAATGGAGAAAACAAGTGAAAGAAAAAGCAAGAACCATCTTATTCTGGTTTATTTTAATCCAACCTTTTTTAGACTTATATTGGTTTTATCATGGTACCCTGGCAACTATTTTGCCATTTACATTACCAACTATTATTCGCATTCTAGTAGTTGGTGTCCTGATTTGTCTCTTTTTCAGCCAGAAACAGTCCTGGAAAAAGTTGACAACCAAAAAATGGCTACTAGTTTATTTAGTCTTATTAACCATCTATTCAGCGCTACATTTAATTCATGTTCGTAATTTTACGAGTGTTAATCCCACTAACTACGGCTACTCAAGTAGTGGTGAACTCTTTTACTTAATTCGGATGGTTTTACCGTTAATCGTTCTCTTTTTAACTACTGAGCTCGATTTTGGTGAAAAACAGTTGCGCCAGGTAATTGAAGGCGTCTCTGGATTGTTTTCGGGGACAATCGTCGTGTCCAACCTATTTGTAATTTCACTCAAATCTTACGAAACGGGAACAATCAGTGCTAATATCTTTGCCTGGGTTTTTAATCCGAATATTGGCTACTCGCACATGGCTTCCAAGGGCTTTTTCAACTTTACCAATATGATTTCGGCCGTTTTATTCATGCTTGTCCCGCTAATGGTCTATTATTTATTCACTAACTTTAACTGGTTAACTATTACTCTTAATGTTGTCCAAGCATTGGCAATGATTGAAATAGGAACAAAAGTTGCCGCAATTGGCCTTTTAGGCGGCATCTTTATTAGTTTAGTACTATTTATTTTCCATAAATACGTGATTAAAGACGTGCAAAAAGGTGGTCGGCCGTTTTTGGTAGCCGGCTTAATTATGCTGGGCTCACTAGCAATTCTACCTTTTGGGCCAGCTATTCAGCGCTATAATTACGAAATTTATTTAGCCAAGCAATCTGATCACGACCTGAGTTCAGAAAAGCGGGAGTTAGCAGCGGGACTGAAGAAATATCCTACTGGTAAAAAGCGGGAAGACTTCTTACGTGCTTTTATTAAGCACAACTACCAAGCTTACGCCTTAAATCCCAAATTTGTTTTTCACAGTTACCCATATCAATACGATCCTGAATTTTGGTTAAAAATTATTAATCAGCCCGGGCAAGTCCGCATGGAGAACCGCTATCTTGAAAAGGCAATGCTTAATCAGGTGGTCAAAACTAACAATAATCGGCTGGATAAATATTTCGGCATTTCGTATACGCGCGAAAACAATATTTTTAACTTAGAGCGTGATTTCTCGGCACAGATTTATTCTCTTGGCTTCATTGGAATGATCTTGTTTGTGGGACCTTATCTTGCCACAATTTTATACGGGGCTTATAAGTGGCTACGTTTTAAATATGCCCGAACCTACTTAGTCAGTTCGCTTCTTGCATCCAGTTGTTTTATCCTATTGGCAGCTTTTTCATCTGGCAATGTCATCGACTTTTTAACTGCAAGCTTGATTCTCGCCTTTATTCAAGGCAATTTATTAATTCAGGTACGAAAACCAAAACAAAAATATCTTTAATACCATAATTAGGCAGATTACAATAATAAGACTTTTGCTATTTTTAACTTTAATTAGTTTTAAACAGCCCGAATGGTCGACTTACCTTATTTCAAACTCAATATTGCGCTTTCAAATTAGATATATTAAATTTAATTTAGCATGTTATTTTTAATTACTGCTACTTCTAATATTTATATAAAGATTTGGAGGAGAAACAAGCTAATATGGAAGATATAACTAAGAGAATGGTCGACAAAAGTATAGAAGCTTTCATTATGGGAATAGAAATATATAATAAACCAACAATTAAATATCGAATTGAAGGGTTTAGCTTTTTCATCTGTAATGCTTGGGAATTAATGCTTAAAGCTAGAATGCTAAAGCAACAGAAAAGTATTTATTATAAAGATAAATCTGATCGCACCCTCAGTCTAAATGAAGTCTTAAAACAAGTTTATCCTGACAAAAATACCAAGATAAGACTAAATCTTGAGAAAATAATCGAATTAAGAAACATTAGCACTCATTACATCACAGAAGATTATGAGGTTAAATATGCTCCTCTTTTTCAGGCTTGCGTTCTAAACTTTATCAAACAAATTATGCGTTTTCACAAAGTTGATATAACTAAATATATTTCCCAGAACTTCTTAACAATCGCTACCAGTTATGAACCATTAACAAATGGTCAAATAAGATTAAAATATCCACCTGAAATTGCAGAGAAATTCATTCAGAAGGGAAATGAAATTGATGTTTTAAGTAAAGAGTATAATTCTGATAAGTTTTCAATTGATGTTAAGCAAAGCCTTCACATTACAAAAAGAAAATCTGAAGCAGATTTCACTATTGCAATTGATAAAAACTCAAAAAATCATGCATCTATCATTAAGGATTTTAAAGATCCGTCAGATACACATAAGTACTCATATAAAAGTGTAATTACTGCAGTACAAGAAAGATTAAAAAAAGAAAAAATAGTATTATCATATGAAAAGGGATTTAATTCCTATGTTTTAAATTTAGTGATTGATTTTTATCATATAAAAATCGATAAGAAATATGCATATCAGCACGTAATCGGAAATCAGCATAGCTACACATACTCAGAACAATTTATCGAATTCATAGTAAACGAGATTAAAAAAGATCCTAAAAATTATGTAGCTAGTCTTAAAAAAGGCAATAAAAAAAGATAACCCCAGGCACATAGGAATGCTCAATGCGCTTTTCGTGCATCTACCCCATTTCGGGACCCAGCGTTCATCCTTCACAAGTTATCTATGTTATGTTTATCCTAAATCTATTTATTGAAAAAGTAAACATTTTTGTAACAGCTTAAACAATTTTAATAAAAAATTATTTCTGATAAACCAAAGAGTATCTTG
This genomic window from Lactobacillus panisapium contains:
- a CDS encoding DUF3644 domain-containing protein, whose protein sequence is MEDITKRMVDKSIEAFIMGIEIYNKPTIKYRIEGFSFFICNAWELMLKARMLKQQKSIYYKDKSDRTLSLNEVLKQVYPDKNTKIRLNLEKIIELRNISTHYITEDYEVKYAPLFQACVLNFIKQIMRFHKVDITKYISQNFLTIATSYEPLTNGQIRLKYPPEIAEKFIQKGNEIDVLSKEYNSDKFSIDVKQSLHITKRKSEADFTIAIDKNSKNHASIIKDFKDPSDTHKYSYKSVITAVQERLKKEKIVLSYEKGFNSYVLNLVIDFYHIKIDKKYAYQHVIGNQHSYTYSEQFIEFIVNEIKKDPKNYVASLKKGNKKR
- a CDS encoding guanylate kinase — translated: MQKLILIAGPSGAGKTTISEYLTKKFNIPRVLTHTTRPIRQGESPDTSYHFESDASFNKLHFFEHVKYGSYQYGSSKEALEEAWEKHQLVSLIVDIKGAASYLKAINQQVYFLYVTTSSKKELKDRLIKRGDDPAKIAERLSGSELNTLPEKLKADAHIIVNDNWNETEKKLDDIVSSLLSA
- a CDS encoding O-antigen ligase family protein, whose protein sequence is MKEKARTILFWFILIQPFLDLYWFYHGTLATILPFTLPTIIRILVVGVLICLFFSQKQSWKKLTTKKWLLVYLVLLTIYSALHLIHVRNFTSVNPTNYGYSSSGELFYLIRMVLPLIVLFLTTELDFGEKQLRQVIEGVSGLFSGTIVVSNLFVISLKSYETGTISANIFAWVFNPNIGYSHMASKGFFNFTNMISAVLFMLVPLMVYYLFTNFNWLTITLNVVQALAMIEIGTKVAAIGLLGGIFISLVLFIFHKYVIKDVQKGGRPFLVAGLIMLGSLAILPFGPAIQRYNYEIYLAKQSDHDLSSEKRELAAGLKKYPTGKKREDFLRAFIKHNYQAYALNPKFVFHSYPYQYDPEFWLKIINQPGQVRMENRYLEKAMLNQVVKTNNNRLDKYFGISYTRENNIFNLERDFSAQIYSLGFIGMILFVGPYLATILYGAYKWLRFKYARTYLVSSLLASSCFILLAAFSSGNVIDFLTASLILAFIQGNLLIQVRKPKQKYL
- a CDS encoding DUF2187 domain-containing protein, which codes for MKKTEVKIDDILSAKSEEELTKPFLGKVEKIYENSALLKIIDFDEADETAVSDLNEKIVVNFKNLKAAPKRKIKEIQAKAKSDVKVEKIAKAKKTTDDADKESK